Proteins from a genomic interval of Youhaiella tibetensis:
- a CDS encoding trimeric intracellular cation channel family protein has product MPAILVYQTSTLLFNVAFYVAIVAQAASAALAAGRRNMDLFGVCVLACATALGGGGTRDVILGHYPLSWVAAPHLLVVVCIAALATVMLSRFMHHLRWTFLLLDALGLVIFSTIGCDVAISMGLHPIIVIISGMITGIVGGILRDILCNDVPLVFTGQLYAIVSIIAGGVYYGATVLGMSYDVALISGIAVGMTLRVVAIVYNVEIPKFSYERDPR; this is encoded by the coding sequence ATGCCTGCCATTCTCGTCTACCAGACCTCAACGCTCCTCTTTAACGTGGCGTTCTACGTCGCCATCGTGGCCCAGGCCGCTTCGGCGGCGCTGGCGGCGGGGCGTCGCAACATGGATCTCTTCGGCGTGTGCGTGCTGGCCTGTGCGACGGCGCTGGGAGGCGGCGGCACGCGCGACGTCATACTAGGACACTATCCGCTCTCCTGGGTTGCCGCTCCCCATCTGCTCGTCGTCGTCTGCATAGCGGCGCTGGCAACGGTGATGCTGTCCCGCTTCATGCATCACCTGCGCTGGACGTTCCTGCTGCTCGACGCGCTGGGGCTGGTGATCTTTTCGACGATCGGGTGCGATGTGGCTATTTCGATGGGGCTGCATCCGATCATTGTCATCATTTCGGGCATGATCACGGGCATCGTCGGCGGCATCCTGCGCGATATCCTGTGCAACGACGTGCCGCTGGTCTTCACCGGCCAGCTTTATGCCATCGTCTCGATCATCGCCGGCGGGGTCTATTACGGGGCTACCGTTCTCGGCATGAGCTACGACGTCGCCCTGATCTCGGGCATCGCGGTGGGCATGACGCTCCGCGTGGTCGCAATCGTCTATAATGTCGAGATCCCCAAGTTCAGCTATGAGCGCGATCCTCGATGA
- a CDS encoding carbohydrate ABC transporter permease produces MEPAAGAIATPHIQIKSELLTQRVRSAMFFLVPMLVALLIVAGWPLLRTIYFSLTNASLTNLYGAEWVGFRNYLSWTTLKSGKTIFSGTLVDPVWWNAVWNTVRFAVISVTLEAILGMIVALVLNANFVGRGLVRAAILIPWAIPTIVSARMWGWMLNDQFGILNDLFLRMGLISQKIAWTANADTAMTAVLMVDIWKTTPFMALLILAGLQMIPKDIYEAAEIDGVHPVKQFFRITLPLVRPALMVAIIFRLLDAMRIFDLIYVLTPNSSQTKTMSVVARENLIEFDKFAYGSAQSTLLFLLIAIMTVLYIWLGRVRFDGGDR; encoded by the coding sequence ATGGAGCCGGCTGCGGGGGCGATCGCCACGCCGCATATTCAGATCAAGTCGGAACTACTGACCCAGCGCGTGCGCTCGGCGATGTTCTTCCTGGTGCCAATGCTGGTGGCGCTGCTCATCGTCGCGGGCTGGCCGCTTTTGCGGACCATCTACTTCTCGCTGACGAACGCATCGCTTACGAACCTCTACGGGGCCGAGTGGGTCGGGTTCAGGAACTACCTGTCCTGGACCACCCTCAAGAGTGGCAAGACCATATTCTCGGGGACGCTCGTCGACCCGGTCTGGTGGAACGCTGTCTGGAACACGGTGCGGTTCGCCGTCATCTCCGTGACGCTCGAAGCCATCCTGGGCATGATCGTGGCCCTGGTGCTCAATGCCAATTTCGTCGGGCGCGGCCTGGTGCGCGCCGCCATCCTCATTCCCTGGGCCATCCCGACCATCGTTTCGGCCCGCATGTGGGGCTGGATGCTCAACGACCAGTTCGGCATTCTCAATGATCTGTTCCTGCGCATGGGCCTGATCTCCCAGAAGATCGCCTGGACCGCAAATGCGGATACCGCCATGACCGCGGTGCTCATGGTCGATATCTGGAAGACCACGCCCTTCATGGCGCTGCTGATCCTGGCCGGCCTGCAGATGATCCCCAAGGATATCTACGAAGCTGCCGAAATCGACGGCGTACATCCGGTCAAGCAGTTCTTCCGCATCACCCTGCCGCTGGTGCGGCCGGCGCTGATGGTGGCCATCATCTTCCGCCTGCTCGACGCCATGCGCATCTTCGATCTCATCTACGTGCTCACGCCCAACAGCTCACAGACCAAGACCATGTCTGTGGTGGCGCGCGAGAACCTCATCGAGTTCGACAAGTTCGCCTATGGCTCGGCGCAATCGACGCTGCTGTTCCTGCTCATCGCGATCATGACCGTGCTCTATATCTGGCTCGGCCGCGTGCGCTTCGACGGGGGAGACCGCTGA
- a CDS encoding carbohydrate ABC transporter permease — MDATAQIWTYTKKTAFYLLVIAIVVIAVFPFYYAILTSFKSGTDLFRVTYWPTSFSLANYASVLTTGSFPQNLLNSIIVSTAVVVLALLLAITAAFALARVRFRGRGLLLLTILSVSMFPQIAVLAGLFEVIRFFGLFNTLWGLIFSYTIFTLPFTVWVLTTFMRDLPIEIEEAAIVDGATPWVIITRVFMPLMWPALVTTGLLAFIAAWNEFLFALTFTSSNATRTVPVAIALLSGGSQYEIPWGNIMAASVIVTVPLVVLVLIFQRKIISGLTAGGVKG; from the coding sequence ATGGACGCAACCGCTCAAATCTGGACCTATACCAAGAAGACCGCGTTCTACCTTCTGGTCATCGCCATCGTCGTCATCGCGGTGTTCCCGTTCTATTACGCGATCCTGACGAGCTTCAAATCGGGCACCGACCTGTTCCGGGTCACCTATTGGCCGACGTCCTTCTCGCTGGCCAACTATGCCTCGGTGCTCACCACCGGCAGCTTCCCGCAAAACCTGCTCAACTCGATCATCGTTTCGACGGCGGTGGTGGTGCTGGCGCTGCTGCTGGCCATCACGGCCGCCTTCGCGCTGGCCCGCGTTCGCTTCAGGGGGCGGGGGCTCTTGCTCCTCACCATCCTTTCGGTCTCGATGTTTCCGCAGATCGCCGTGCTTGCAGGCCTTTTCGAAGTCATCCGCTTCTTCGGGCTCTTCAACACGCTCTGGGGCCTGATCTTCTCCTATACGATCTTCACGCTGCCCTTCACGGTCTGGGTACTGACCACGTTCATGCGTGACCTGCCGATCGAGATCGAAGAGGCGGCGATCGTGGATGGGGCGACGCCCTGGGTCATCATCACTCGGGTCTTCATGCCGCTGATGTGGCCGGCGCTGGTGACGACGGGGCTGCTGGCCTTCATCGCGGCCTGGAACGAGTTCCTTTTCGCGCTCACCTTCACCTCGTCCAACGCCACCCGCACCGTGCCGGTCGCAATCGCCCTGCTCTCGGGCGGCAGCCAGTACGAAATCCCGTGGGGTAACATCATGGCGGCTTCGGTCATCGTCACCGTGCCGCTGGTGGTGCTCGTTCTCATCTTCCAGCGCAAGATCATTTCCGGTCTCACGGCCGGCGGCGTGAAAGGCTAA
- a CDS encoding ABC transporter substrate-binding protein produces the protein MKFNALLAGLLTGVTLLATAASAADLAIVSGDTGNGLAFLRSQLDVFEKETGNKVTVVPMPSSTTDQFGQYRLWLAAGNTDIDVYQTDVIWAPQLADQFLDLTDAAKDVVSQHFPSIIESQTVNGKLVALPAFTDAPALYYRKDLLEKYNKPVPKTWDEMAETAKFIQDKEREAGNKDMWGYVFQGNAYEGLTCNALEWVKSSGGGQIVEANGDISINNPEAVAALERAKGWVGTISPEGVLAYQEEESRGVWQLGNAVFMRNWPYAYQLGNGDDSKVKGLFDVTTLPVAKEGDQSAATLGGWNVAVSKYSKAPDEAIKLALFLASPEVQKERAIKQSNLPTIISLYDDKDIAAAQPIIPNWKNVFQNAVPRPSAPTKVKYNEVSSLFWSAVHDTLSGNGSAQDNLDNLEAKLTELKGAGW, from the coding sequence ATGAAATTCAATGCATTGCTCGCGGGACTGCTCACGGGTGTCACGCTCCTGGCCACCGCCGCCTCGGCCGCCGACCTCGCCATCGTGTCGGGTGACACGGGCAACGGCCTGGCGTTCCTGCGCAGCCAGCTCGACGTGTTCGAGAAGGAGACCGGCAACAAGGTCACCGTCGTGCCGATGCCGTCTTCGACCACCGACCAGTTCGGCCAGTACCGCCTGTGGCTCGCCGCCGGCAACACCGACATCGACGTCTACCAGACCGACGTGATCTGGGCTCCCCAGCTCGCTGACCAGTTCCTGGACCTGACCGACGCCGCCAAGGACGTCGTCAGCCAGCACTTCCCCTCGATCATCGAGTCGCAGACGGTGAACGGCAAGCTCGTCGCGCTGCCGGCTTTCACCGACGCTCCGGCGCTCTACTACCGCAAGGACCTGCTGGAAAAATACAACAAGCCGGTTCCCAAGACCTGGGACGAGATGGCCGAGACGGCCAAGTTCATCCAGGACAAGGAACGCGAAGCCGGCAACAAGGACATGTGGGGCTATGTGTTCCAGGGCAATGCCTATGAAGGCCTGACCTGTAATGCCCTGGAGTGGGTCAAGTCCTCGGGTGGCGGCCAGATCGTGGAAGCCAATGGCGACATCTCGATCAACAACCCCGAAGCCGTTGCCGCTCTCGAGCGTGCCAAGGGCTGGGTCGGCACCATTTCTCCGGAAGGCGTGCTCGCCTACCAGGAAGAGGAAAGCCGCGGCGTCTGGCAGCTCGGCAATGCCGTGTTCATGCGTAACTGGCCCTATGCCTACCAGCTCGGCAATGGCGACGACAGCAAGGTCAAGGGCCTGTTCGACGTGACCACGCTCCCGGTCGCCAAGGAAGGCGACCAGTCGGCTGCGACGCTCGGCGGCTGGAACGTTGCCGTTTCCAAGTACTCCAAGGCCCCGGACGAAGCCATCAAGCTGGCCCTGTTCCTGGCCTCGCCCGAAGTCCAGAAGGAGCGCGCGATCAAGCAGTCCAACCTGCCCACGATCATCTCGCTCTACGACGACAAGGACATCGCCGCCGCACAGCCGATCATCCCGAACTGGAAGAATGTATTCCAGAACGCCGTGCCGCGTCCGTCCGCTCCGACCAAGGTCAAGTACAACGAAGTGTCTTCGCTGTTCTGGTCGGCTGTCCACGACACCCTCTCGGGTAACGGTTCCGCTCAGGACAACCTCGACAACCTCGAGGCCAAGCTGACCGAACTCAAGGGTGCCGGCTGGTAA
- a CDS encoding DUF4326 domain-containing protein, which produces MSRSPSSAMSAILDDAAAHGAFPPQGLRSSGGIRAYQWSSGAGGGTAQSMGQPVFGPGHAGAVRAGRGCGPRQGGRVAPAVAGGNDRAGAVAGRAPTPDAVRADLAGRNLACWCSLDGPCHADTLLRIANL; this is translated from the coding sequence ATGTCGAGATCCCCAAGTTCAGCTATGAGCGCGATCCTCGATGATGCCGCAGCGCATGGTGCTTTCCCGCCGCAGGGGCTTCGATCTTCAGGCGGAATCCGCGCGTATCAATGGTCTTCCGGCGCGGGTGGTGGGACGGCCCAGTCGATGGGGCAACCCGTTTTCGGTCCCGGACATGCAGGCGCGGTTCGGGCTGGACGCGGCTGCGGCCCGCGCCAAGGCGGTAGAGTTGCACCGGCAGTGGCTGGAGGGAACGATCGAGCCGGCGCTGTCGCCGGGCGAGCGCCAACACCAGACGCCGTTCGCGCCGACCTGGCGGGCAGGAACCTGGCCTGCTGGTGCTCGCTGGATGGCCCCTGCCATGCCGATACCCTGCTGCGGATTGCTAACCTTTAG
- a CDS encoding ADP-ribosylglycohydrolase family protein, translating into MLSTTEIFERIYSGFIGKAIGVRLGAPVEPTIWSYDRIRNTYGEITQYLRDFKNFAADDDTNGPVYFIRALRDYGLGATAEDVGKTWLNYAAEEHGMYWWGGFGVSTEHTAYRNLRAGIPAPQSGSIAQNGHTVAEQIGGQIFIDSWGWVHPGEPQKAADASARAASVAHDGEGLNGARFCAAAIAAAFVSKTIEDVIEAGLATISPDSLYAKVCRAVLAHYEAHPDDWRSCRDMLTAEWGYDRYPGVCHIIPNAGITMMGLIYGRGDLPRTVEIATMGGWDTDCNAGNAGAIVGTLQQVQPGWDKYRKPINDFVIASGILGTVNVVDIPSFARELTVLALRLAGKEAPALWVEDFERRGVRFDFDAPGATHAFRTEPFNQISLKGSSERHTDGAKGSLEIQLDRLERGQGGRVFWKPFYRRSDFDDERYRPMFTPLADDGQLVKFKLWLDPWNGDGNLRVAPYVRRAMSGTIQETGAWHVPSSEGWQDYAFTIPDGNGEAIDEIGILVEYFGRLKFLGRLFLSEFSVSGKGNVVIDPAKEVQEWGGITRFTWNRGHWTLQNGRIHAHTAGDADAWTGNAYLRDATVKAEMMPLSGASHLVSARVQGTSRFYAAGFQDGEAVILREDHGTTVLASVPFKPEFDKSYAIEFKVEGDTLTLTVDGKQLVSAQDGQFKYGMAGLRIASAGRMSIGKFEIVEG; encoded by the coding sequence ATGCTGTCCACGACTGAAATCTTCGAGCGCATCTATTCGGGCTTTATCGGCAAGGCCATCGGCGTGCGCTTGGGCGCGCCCGTCGAGCCGACCATCTGGAGCTACGACCGCATCCGGAACACCTATGGCGAGATCACGCAATACCTGCGCGACTTCAAGAATTTCGCCGCCGACGACGACACCAACGGCCCGGTCTATTTCATCCGCGCCCTGCGCGACTACGGGCTTGGCGCGACCGCCGAGGATGTGGGCAAGACCTGGCTCAACTACGCCGCCGAAGAGCATGGCATGTATTGGTGGGGCGGTTTTGGCGTCTCGACCGAGCATACCGCCTATCGGAACCTGCGCGCCGGCATTCCCGCGCCGCAATCGGGCTCCATCGCCCAGAACGGCCATACGGTAGCCGAGCAGATCGGCGGGCAGATCTTCATCGACAGCTGGGGCTGGGTTCATCCGGGCGAACCGCAAAAGGCCGCCGATGCTTCGGCGCGCGCCGCCAGCGTCGCCCACGATGGCGAAGGCCTCAATGGCGCGCGCTTCTGCGCCGCCGCCATCGCCGCCGCTTTCGTCTCCAAGACCATCGAAGACGTCATCGAGGCAGGCCTCGCGACCATTTCCCCGGATTCGCTCTACGCAAAGGTCTGCCGCGCCGTCCTCGCGCACTACGAGGCGCATCCCGACGACTGGCGCAGCTGCCGCGACATGCTGACCGCCGAATGGGGCTATGACCGTTATCCGGGCGTCTGCCACATCATCCCCAATGCCGGCATCACCATGATGGGCCTCATCTACGGTCGTGGCGACCTGCCGCGGACCGTCGAGATCGCCACCATGGGCGGCTGGGACACCGACTGTAACGCCGGCAATGCGGGCGCCATCGTCGGGACGCTCCAGCAGGTGCAGCCGGGCTGGGACAAGTACCGCAAGCCGATCAACGATTTTGTCATCGCCTCGGGCATCCTCGGCACCGTCAACGTCGTCGATATTCCGTCCTTTGCCCGCGAACTCACGGTGCTGGCCCTGCGCCTTGCGGGCAAGGAAGCGCCGGCTCTCTGGGTCGAGGATTTCGAGCGCCGCGGCGTCCGTTTCGATTTCGACGCGCCGGGCGCCACCCATGCCTTCCGCACCGAGCCGTTCAACCAGATCTCGCTCAAGGGTTCGTCGGAGCGCCACACCGATGGGGCCAAAGGCTCGCTCGAAATCCAGCTCGACCGGCTCGAGCGCGGGCAGGGTGGTCGTGTCTTCTGGAAGCCCTTCTACCGCCGCTCCGATTTCGACGACGAGCGTTACCGCCCGATGTTCACCCCGCTCGCCGATGACGGTCAGCTGGTGAAGTTCAAGCTCTGGCTGGATCCCTGGAACGGCGACGGCAACCTGCGTGTAGCGCCCTATGTCCGTCGCGCCATGTCCGGCACCATCCAGGAGACCGGCGCCTGGCATGTTCCGTCCTCGGAAGGCTGGCAGGACTACGCGTTCACCATCCCCGATGGGAACGGCGAAGCCATCGACGAGATCGGTATCCTGGTCGAGTATTTTGGACGCCTCAAGTTCCTCGGCCGGCTGTTCCTCTCCGAGTTCTCGGTCTCCGGCAAAGGCAACGTCGTCATCGACCCGGCCAAGGAAGTCCAGGAATGGGGCGGTATCACCCGCTTCACCTGGAACCGTGGCCACTGGACGCTGCAGAACGGCCGCATCCATGCCCACACCGCTGGCGATGCCGACGCCTGGACCGGCAACGCGTACCTCCGCGATGCCACAGTCAAGGCCGAGATGATGCCGCTCTCGGGTGCCTCGCACCTCGTTTCCGCTCGTGTCCAGGGCACCAGCCGTTTCTATGCAGCGGGCTTCCAGGATGGCGAGGCGGTTATCCTCCGCGAGGACCACGGCACGACGGTTCTGGCCAGCGTTCCGTTCAAGCCGGAGTTCGACAAGAGCTACGCGATCGAGTTCAAGGTCGAGGGCGATACGCTGACCCTCACGGTTGACGGCAAGCAACTCGTCTCGGCTCAGGACGGCCAGTTCAAATACGGCATGGCCGGGCTGCGCATCGCTTCGGCTGGCCGCATGTCGATCGGCAAGTTCGAGATCGTAGAGGGCTGA
- a CDS encoding ABC transporter ATP-binding protein, producing the protein MAELQLKDIRKSFGTVEVIKGVNLEIHSGEFMVFVGPSGCGKSTLLRLIAGLEDITSGTLSFDGQVVNGLTPSKRGIAMVFQSYALYPHMTVYDNMAFGMQLAKGSKEQIRKRVEAAAEMLQITPYLDRLPKQLSGGQRQRVAIGRAIVRDPKVFLFDEPLSNLDAALRVATRLEIAKLHHDMGKTTMIYVTHDQVEAMTLADRICVLRDGIIEQVGTPLELYERPQSLFVAGFIGSPKMNFLNGQFADAFKAHTLGVRSEHLVIKENKDGIWNGQVVHSENLGSDSYVYVDIGSKEPLIVRQEGTTRHQPGETLSISPMGDQVYRFDAQGRPMAA; encoded by the coding sequence ATGGCTGAACTGCAGCTCAAAGATATCCGCAAGTCCTTCGGCACGGTCGAAGTCATCAAGGGTGTGAACCTCGAGATTCACTCGGGCGAGTTCATGGTTTTCGTCGGCCCGTCCGGTTGCGGCAAGTCCACGCTCCTGCGCCTCATTGCGGGCCTGGAAGACATCACGTCGGGCACGCTGAGCTTTGACGGGCAGGTGGTCAACGGCCTCACGCCCTCCAAGCGCGGCATCGCCATGGTGTTCCAGAGCTATGCGCTCTATCCGCACATGACGGTCTACGACAACATGGCCTTCGGCATGCAACTGGCCAAGGGCAGCAAGGAGCAGATCCGCAAGCGCGTCGAGGCAGCGGCCGAGATGCTCCAGATCACGCCTTACCTCGATCGCCTGCCCAAGCAGCTTTCGGGTGGCCAGCGCCAGCGCGTCGCCATCGGGCGCGCCATCGTGCGCGACCCGAAAGTGTTCCTGTTCGATGAACCGCTTTCCAATCTCGATGCGGCGCTGCGCGTCGCAACGCGTCTCGAGATCGCCAAGCTGCACCATGACATGGGCAAGACCACCATGATCTACGTGACGCACGATCAGGTGGAGGCAATGACGCTGGCCGACCGTATCTGCGTGCTGCGCGACGGCATCATCGAGCAGGTGGGCACGCCGCTCGAGCTCTACGAACGTCCGCAATCGCTGTTCGTGGCCGGCTTCATCGGTTCGCCCAAGATGAACTTCCTCAATGGCCAGTTCGCCGACGCGTTCAAGGCGCACACGCTGGGCGTGCGCTCCGAACATCTCGTCATCAAGGAGAACAAGGACGGCATCTGGAATGGGCAGGTCGTCCACTCGGAAAACCTGGGTTCGGACAGCTACGTCTATGTCGATATCGGCTCCAAGGAGCCGCTGATCGTTCGCCAGGAAGGCACGACGCGGCATCAGCCCGGCGAGACGCTTTCGATTTCGCCGATGGGAGACCAGGTCTACCGGTTCGACGCCCAGGGCCGGCCGATGGCGGCCTGA
- a CDS encoding substrate-binding domain-containing protein has product MKLKELAAELGLSQTTVSRALNGYPEVNEATRQRVSEAAQRLGYRANVSARRLATGRAGAIGLVLPTEGNVQFGPHTNEYLSGVAGRLARDEIDILLSPLETDDEIPAFKRLISSKRVDALIVGSPTLADPRVKFLTEIGFPFVLHGRTEVDKPHAWLDIDNGGAFFRATSHLLDLGHRRIAMINGPAGMTFAEHREKGYRDAMLARGVTPDPRFIANGQFTDETGFRFAQSFLEQNPRPTAILAGSMMTALGVFRAIRAAGLTLGQDVSMIAHDDVFPYLNADNMVPSMSTTRSSIRAAGNRIAELVLQVLAGKPVEQVHELWPVELVLRESTGPAPRD; this is encoded by the coding sequence ATGAAACTCAAGGAACTAGCGGCCGAACTCGGGCTGTCCCAGACCACGGTGAGCCGGGCGCTGAACGGCTATCCCGAGGTCAACGAGGCCACCCGGCAACGCGTGAGCGAGGCTGCACAGCGGCTTGGCTACCGCGCCAATGTCAGCGCGCGGCGCCTGGCGACAGGACGCGCCGGCGCAATTGGACTGGTGCTCCCCACCGAAGGCAACGTGCAGTTCGGCCCGCATACCAACGAATACCTCTCGGGCGTCGCCGGCCGGCTGGCGCGTGACGAGATCGACATCCTGCTCTCCCCGCTCGAGACAGATGATGAAATCCCTGCCTTCAAGCGCCTGATTTCGAGCAAGCGCGTCGATGCGCTGATCGTCGGCTCGCCCACGCTCGCCGATCCGCGCGTCAAGTTCCTCACCGAGATCGGTTTCCCCTTCGTGCTGCACGGTCGCACCGAGGTCGATAAGCCGCATGCCTGGCTCGATATCGACAATGGCGGCGCCTTCTTCCGCGCCACTTCGCATCTGCTCGACCTTGGACATCGGCGCATCGCCATGATCAACGGGCCCGCCGGCATGACCTTCGCCGAGCACCGCGAAAAAGGCTATCGCGACGCCATGCTGGCCCGGGGCGTGACGCCCGATCCGCGCTTCATCGCCAACGGCCAGTTCACCGATGAAACCGGCTTCCGCTTCGCCCAGTCCTTCCTCGAGCAGAACCCTCGCCCCACCGCCATTCTCGCCGGCTCGATGATGACGGCCCTGGGTGTCTTCCGCGCCATCCGCGCGGCGGGGCTGACGCTGGGCCAGGACGTCTCGATGATCGCGCACGACGATGTGTTTCCCTATCTCAACGCGGACAACATGGTGCCCTCGATGTCGACGACGCGCTCGTCGATCCGCGCGGCCGGCAACCGCATCGCCGAACTCGTGCTTCAGGTTCTCGCGGGCAAGCCGGTGGAACAGGTGCACGAATTGTGGCCCGTCGAACTGGTGCTGCGAGAGAGCACGGGGCCGGCGCCGCGCGATTAG
- a CDS encoding HpcH/HpaI aldolase/citrate lyase family protein: protein MKLRSLLYVPASSEKFIAKVHERGADAIILDLEDAVAPADKDRARAALAEAVPAVGRSGAKVFVRVNAEPNMQLADAEAACRAGAFGLYVAKTRSLEQLWRLSDHIEPLERELGRAELAFVPLIEDAAAVLEARTFARYDRTLALTSGGEDLAASMGAEPLPDVLRLPKLMIHLAAKAEGRLSLGTLGSTTNYSDLDGVAAAAREARMHGFDGASCVHPSVVPVLNGAFMPSDEQVAWARRVIEAVEANGEGAFALDGKMIDAPIVTRARNILAQA, encoded by the coding sequence ATGAAGCTTCGCTCGCTGCTCTACGTTCCGGCGTCGTCCGAAAAGTTCATTGCCAAGGTGCATGAGCGCGGTGCCGACGCCATCATCCTCGATCTCGAAGATGCCGTGGCGCCTGCCGATAAGGATCGCGCCCGGGCGGCGCTGGCCGAAGCGGTGCCCGCGGTCGGGCGGAGTGGGGCGAAGGTGTTCGTGCGGGTCAATGCCGAGCCGAACATGCAACTCGCCGATGCCGAGGCCGCCTGCAGGGCAGGGGCGTTCGGTCTTTATGTCGCCAAGACGCGCTCGCTCGAGCAGCTCTGGCGGCTCTCGGACCATATCGAGCCTCTGGAGCGCGAGCTCGGCCGTGCGGAGCTGGCCTTCGTGCCGCTGATCGAAGACGCGGCGGCGGTGCTGGAGGCGCGCACCTTCGCGCGCTACGACCGCACGCTGGCCCTGACTTCGGGCGGGGAAGACCTGGCCGCCAGCATGGGGGCCGAACCCTTGCCCGACGTGCTGCGCCTGCCGAAGCTCATGATCCATCTGGCGGCCAAGGCCGAGGGGCGCCTGTCGCTCGGCACGCTGGGCAGCACGACGAACTACAGCGATCTCGATGGCGTCGCAGCAGCGGCGCGCGAGGCCAGGATGCATGGGTTCGATGGCGCGTCGTGCGTGCACCCTTCGGTCGTTCCGGTGTTGAACGGCGCATTCATGCCCTCCGATGAGCAGGTCGCCTGGGCGCGTCGCGTCATCGAGGCGGTCGAGGCCAACGGTGAAGGCGCCTTCGCGCTCGACGGAAAGATGATCGACGCGCCCATCGTGACGCGGGCGCGCAATATTCTCGCCCAGGCCTGA
- a CDS encoding CaiB/BaiF CoA transferase family protein, producing MSTRHFDPEATGPLAGIRVLDLSRLMAGNMLSLQLADFGADVIKIEPPVGDPLRDWKDDGHSLFWKTYGRNKRSVVLNLRDKPAMEALWALVDTADVFIENYRPGTLEQMGLAPEKLHERNPKLIIVRISGFGQTGPYAHLPGFGTIVEGMSGFAYRTGFPDREPVLPPLALADMIAGIYGSSATLTALFARERGHSKGQVIDLSLLEPMFSVLGPEAAIFKTTGKIKERVGSASNTASPRNVYKCRDGKYLALSGSTPQVARRIFEIIGRSDMNADPRFATNSDRVKNRPLVDAAIGAWFAEHDHDEALRIMRDAGATVGPIYNIADAVADAHFVEREIVVDVEDTQFGALPMHNIVPRLSETPGTWRRPAPALGEHTAEILAEVGIDAQTLQTETA from the coding sequence ATGTCCACCCGCCACTTCGACCCCGAAGCCACCGGCCCGCTCGCCGGCATCCGCGTGCTCGATCTTTCGCGGCTCATGGCCGGCAACATGCTCTCACTTCAGCTCGCCGATTTCGGCGCCGACGTCATCAAGATCGAGCCGCCCGTGGGCGATCCCCTGCGCGACTGGAAGGACGACGGCCATTCGCTTTTCTGGAAGACCTACGGCCGCAACAAGCGCTCGGTGGTACTCAACCTCCGCGACAAACCGGCGATGGAGGCTCTATGGGCCCTCGTCGACACCGCCGACGTTTTCATCGAAAACTACCGCCCGGGCACGCTCGAGCAGATGGGTCTCGCGCCCGAAAAGCTCCACGAGCGCAATCCCAAGCTCATCATCGTACGCATTTCCGGCTTCGGCCAGACCGGTCCCTATGCGCATCTTCCCGGCTTCGGAACCATCGTCGAGGGCATGAGCGGCTTTGCCTATCGCACCGGTTTCCCCGACCGCGAGCCGGTGCTGCCGCCGCTGGCGCTCGCCGACATGATCGCCGGGATTTACGGCAGTTCGGCCACTCTTACGGCGCTCTTCGCCCGCGAGCGCGGCCACTCCAAGGGCCAGGTCATAGACCTCTCGCTCCTCGAACCCATGTTCTCCGTCCTCGGGCCGGAAGCGGCGATCTTCAAGACCACCGGCAAGATCAAGGAACGCGTCGGCAGCGCCTCCAACACCGCCTCGCCCCGCAACGTCTACAAGTGCCGTGACGGCAAGTACCTGGCGCTTTCCGGCTCCACCCCGCAGGTCGCCCGCCGCATCTTCGAGATCATCGGGCGTTCCGACATGAACGCCGATCCGCGCTTCGCCACCAATTCGGATCGTGTGAAAAATCGTCCACTGGTCGATGCCGCCATCGGCGCTTGGTTCGCCGAGCATGACCACGACGAGGCGCTCCGCATCATGCGCGATGCCGGTGCCACGGTCGGTCCGATCTACAACATCGCCGACGCTGTCGCCGACGCGCATTTCGTCGAACGCGAGATCGTGGTGGATGTCGAGGACACCCAGTTCGGCGCGCTCCCCATGCACAACATCGTCCCGCGTCTTTCGGAAACCCCCGGCACCTGGCGCCGTCCCGCCCCCGCGCTTGGCGAGCACACGGCCGAGATCCTCGCCGAAGTCGGTATTGACGCACAAACCCTGCAGACGGAAACCGCATGA